In a genomic window of Diabrotica undecimpunctata isolate CICGRU chromosome 2, icDiaUnde3, whole genome shotgun sequence:
- the LOC140435234 gene encoding uncharacterized protein isoform X2, giving the protein MIGFLVLVSLLPVLSLCSSCKYSSDSVYCQKISQDDFLIELFRNKESISYLSEILIENSDFSNIQPFVDFSNDLNPAQVDIRSLIIRRSKVDSVGSDTFWVFRNLNNLNLSQNNITNLDWLPGLLISYYQYLNLDLSYNKIFELDFNDLGNKISSFWLNNNEISILKPATNYISLGFIDLSHNKLVSFSEFEYKLNIRSLDLSYNYLQMLALKSNKDLLKIEGHGNSNISYIGTSNSYSVFSFYSSFIPNNSLSIPNIFKLNWIDTDLPVLDSNKIPIIRSGIIDFSNNKLTSIPQNYFQSVYASVFNLSFNNFDVLSNKVFGVNSAITTIDLSFSNLKKINNEFFINCCSSNSYYYFVYVNLSHNALEELDGICTRIPQLKQLDLSSNRITNLSQISLLNCLYLSSYNISNNSINAIPPETFQGKVPIETLDISQNNLLLINESTFRNLKTVLRHIFLRKNSISSVGSKSFGDFDYLETIDLSGNKIRNIEQYAFSNLEKIDIINLSNNAIELLESYSFHKISVHNIDLQDNPIHYIKEKAFSNLNSLESLNLSNSAIAILENDVFFNLPNIRIIDLSTNYIFLLSNYTFRNLPVEHIYLHGNKIENISQNAFHNLQNLRYLDLSNLGISKIDPYAFNNMNSLVEVNLKNNNISNPIILDNTIKINKLIIQLTGTVGERFISSIFLQNLTIIDSHIELLKNNCFVNLPLLTSLNLINTTIDFSEDNIFNGLTRLTYLDASQIFQYKTSLKEYTFKDMRNLEVLNISNSAVDTIEINAFVGLSKLTELQLKGNKLTVVNLTAITNGLPNLIKLNLSSSSIKNVQTSKLGNPNKVKYLDLSNNFIENLDSQTFRLFENLVELLLHNNELSTIEYQTFYYSKNLKTLRLDNNKITALRVGVMAGLENLSFLNISDNVNLFFHTNNLLPLETLKTLRTLYLDNTSLQKHMFDFTTFRKSFRSLSKIGINNNQFTCIDLLNLLTYLEDNNIDYTPYNPKFEIKNLHGLTCI; this is encoded by the coding sequence ATGATTGGATTTCTGGTACTGGTTTCACTCCTGCCTGTGTTAAGTTTATGTAGTAGTTGCAAGTACAGTTCTGATTCTGTTTACTGTCAAAAAATAAGCCAAGATGACTTCCTCATTGAACTGTTTCGCAACAAAGAATCAATTTCTTACTTAAGTgaaattttaatagaaaattcTGATTTTTCCAATATACAACCGTTTGTAGATTTTTCAAACGATTTGAATCCTGCGCAGGTTGACATTCGTTCTTTAATTATTAGAAGATCTAAAGTAGATAGTGTCGGTAGCGACACGTTTTGGGTTTTCAGAAACTTGAACAATCTAAAtttaagtcaaaataatataacaaatctGGATTGGTTGCCTGGTCTATTGATATCATAttatcaatatttaaatttagatttaaGTTACAACAAAATTTTTGAACTTGATTTTAATGATTTGGGGAATAAAATATCATCATTTTGGTTAAACAATAACGAAATTTCTATATTAAAACCAGCTACTAATTACATAAGCTTGGGTTTTATAGATTTGAGCCATAATAAACTAGTATCTTTCTCCGAATTTGAGTACAAGTTAAATATACGATCTTTAGATTTAAGTTATAATTATCTACAAATGCTGGCGTTAAAAAGTAACAAAGATCTTTTAAAAATTGAAGGTCACGGGAATAGTAATATTTCGTATATTGGCACTAGCAATTCTTACAgtgtttttagtttttattcCAGTTTTATACCCAATAATTCTTTATCCATACCAAACATATTTAAGTTAAACTGGATCGATACAGATTTGCCAGTTTTGGATAGTAATAAAATACCCATCATACGCTCAGGTAttattgatttttcaaataataaattaacCAGTATTCCGCAAAATTATTTTCAATCTGTTTATGCTTCTGTATTTAATCTAAGCTTTAATAATTTCGATGTATTATCTAATAAAGTATTTGGAGTAAATTCAGCCATTACGACTATTGATCTATCTTTTtctaatttgaaaaaaataaataatgaatttttcATAAATTGTTGTTCTTCCAATTCATACTACTATTTCGTCTACGTAAATTTAAGTCATAACGCCCTTGAAGAATTAGATGGAATTTGTACGAGAATACCGCAACTAAAACAACTAGATCTTTCGTCTAACAGAATAACAAATCTATCTCAAATATCATTactaaattgtttatatttatcTTCGTATAATATTTCCAACAATTCTATAAACGCTATTCCTCCAGAAACCTTTCAAGGCAAGGTACCTATAGAAACCCTTGACATTAGTCAAAATAATTTATTGCTTATCAATGAGTCAACTTTTAGAAACCTTAAAACGGTTCTAAgacatatttttttaagaaaaaatagtatatcGAGTGTTGGTAGCAAAAGTTTTGGTGATTTTGATTATTTAGAAACGATTGACCTATCAGGCAATAAAATAAGGAATATTGAACAGTACGCCTTTTCGAATTTggaaaaaattgacataattaaTTTGTCTAATAATGCCATTGAATTACTAGAAAGCTATAGTTTTCACAAAATTAGTGTACACAATATTGATCTTCAAGATAATCCTATTCATTATATCAAAGAAAAAGCTTTTTCCAATTTAAATTCTTTAGAGTCTTTAAATCTGTCTAATAGTGCTATAGCTATATTAGAAAATGATGTTTTCTTTAATTTACCAAATATCCGTATCATAGATTTAAGTACTAATTACATATTTTTGTTAAGTAACTATACTTTCAGAAACTTACCTGTAGAACATATTTATTTACAtggaaataaaatagaaaatatttctcAAAATGCCTTccataatttacaaaatttgagATATTTGGATttatctaatttgggaatttcgAAGATCGATCCTTACGCTTTTAACAACATGAATAGTTTGGTAGAAGTAAACTTGAAAAATAACAACATATCAAATCCAATAATCTTGGATAATACcattaaaattaacaaattgATAATTCAGTTGACTGGTACAGTGGGCGAACGATTTATTTCAAGTATTTTTCTTCAAAACTTAACCATAATTGATTCTCATAtagaattactaaaaaataattgCTTTGTCAATTTGCCACTATTAACATCtctaaatttaataaatacaacAATTGACTTTTCTGAagataatatttttaatggtTTAACTAGGTTAACCTATTTAGATGCGTCACAAATATTTCAATATAAAACATCTCTAAAAGAATATACATTTAAAGATATGCGTAATTTAGAAGTTCTTAATATTTCCAATTCTGCCGTAGATACAATAGAAATTAACGCTTTTGTTGGACTTTCGAAACTAACAGAATTACAATTGAAAGGAAACAAATTGACTGTGGTAAACTTAACAGCAATCACCAACGGTTTACCCAACTTAATTAAGCTTAATCTTAGTTCGTCATCAATAAAAAACGTCCAAACTTCAAAACTGGGAAATCCAAACAAAGTTAAATATTTAGACCtatcaaataattttattgaaaatcttGATTCACAAACATTTAGATTATTCGAAAATTTGGTTGAGTTGCTTCTTCATAACAACGAACTGTCAACAATTGAGTATCAAACTTTCTATTActcaaaaaatcttaaaacactaagactagataataataaaattactgcTTTGAGAGTTGGTGTAATGGCTGGATTAGAAAACTTATCGTTCCTTAATATATCTGATaatgtaaatttgttttttcataCTAATAATCTTTTACCTCTTGAAACTCTGAAAACATTACGAACGTTGTATCTAGATAATACGTCTTTGCAAAAACATATGTTTGATTTTACAACTTTTAGAAAATCGTTTCGTTCTTTATCCAAAATTGGTATTAATAACAACCAGTTCACTTGTATTGATTTATTAAACTTATTAACATATCTCGAAGATAACAACATTGACTATACACCTTATAAtccaaaatttgaaataaaaaatttgcaCGGTTTAACATGTATTTAA